The Rubricoccus marinus nucleotide sequence CTGAGCGCCCATCGCAGAAGCGGGGTGCCACCAGGTCCAGGCGCGGAGCGTGTCGGTCGTCATGCGGGCAAACTACGCGCGCGGCCGGGCGGGGGCAACGGGCCTCTGGCGATCCCGCCCACGCCCCAGGCGGAGCCACTGCGGCGATTATTTCTGCGCGCCAGAGGCAAAGTGCGGGGGAGGCGGCCCAATTGGTCCGACGTTTGCGTGAGGCCCCGGTGTCCACGTTTTCCGCCTCCACGTCCTGACTCACGTAACGGGATGCCCCCAACCGTTACGAGAACGCCCCTCATGATTCAGATCCTCCCAGTCATCACGAACAAAGGCGGCGTGGGTAAGACCACGACGTGCGTGAACCTGGCCGCGGCCTTCGCACTCGCCGGCCGGCGCACGCTCATCGTCGACCTCGACGGGCAAGCGTCGGCGTCGCTCACGCTCGGGCTCAAGCGGTCAGACCTCGCGGTCTCCTCGGCACAGGTCATCTTCGGTGACGTCAGCGTCTCGGAGGCCGCCGTCCAAACGAAAGTGCCGCTGCTCGACCTCGTGCCGGGCTCGATGGACCTCGCGAGCGCGGACCTCCGCCTCGGCCGCATGGCCGACCGCGTCACGCGCCTCCGCGCTGCCCTCGCGCCGGCACGGAAGGACTACGACCTGATCTTGCTGGACTGCCCCCCGTCGGCCTCGCTGCTGACGATCAACGCGGTGATGGCCGGGGACGCGCTCATCATCCCCGTCGTGCCGTCCTACCTCTCCATCGAGGGGCTGATCTCGTTTGGCGAGATGCTGCGGCACATCCACTCCGGTGTCGGGCGCATGGCGCCCGTCCTCGGCATCGCGATCACGCGCGCTGATATGGACAAGCGCGAGGTGAGGATGGCCGCCGAGGTCATCACGCAGCGCTACGGCGCCCGCGTGTTCAGCACCATCATTCACCCCGACCCCAAGCTGGAAACGGCGCCCCTGCAGGGCA carries:
- a CDS encoding ParA family protein codes for the protein MIQILPVITNKGGVGKTTTCVNLAAAFALAGRRTLIVDLDGQASASLTLGLKRSDLAVSSAQVIFGDVSVSEAAVQTKVPLLDLVPGSMDLASADLRLGRMADRVTRLRAALAPARKDYDLILLDCPPSASLLTINAVMAGDALIIPVVPSYLSIEGLISFGEMLRHIHSGVGRMAPVLGIAITRADMDKREVRMAAEVITQRYGARVFSTIIHPDPKLETAPLQGKTVFEVDASTPGALEYAALADEVIERITQLAEAVTRAKAKRAAEELTTPAPPAGQPA